The proteins below are encoded in one region of Bosea sp. BIWAKO-01:
- a CDS encoding MAPEG family protein produces MTIKLVYPALAQILWTFVVLGILFQRRRVAFRNKEVGMADVAVSTERYPERARLAAANYANQFETPVLFFALIMLAMEVGATGTVIVALAWAFVLTRIVHALIHTGSNRVPARAAVFALGVVCLFCMAVGIVVTVL; encoded by the coding sequence ATGACGATCAAATTGGTCTACCCCGCCCTCGCTCAGATCCTGTGGACCTTCGTCGTGCTCGGCATCCTGTTCCAGCGCCGTCGTGTCGCGTTCCGGAACAAGGAGGTCGGGATGGCCGATGTCGCGGTCTCGACCGAGCGCTATCCGGAGCGTGCCCGCCTCGCCGCTGCGAATTATGCCAATCAGTTCGAGACGCCGGTCCTTTTCTTCGCCCTGATCATGCTCGCCATGGAGGTCGGCGCGACCGGCACGGTGATTGTTGCGCTTGCCTGGGCCTTCGTGCTGACGCGCATCGTGCACGCCTTGATCCATACCGGATCCAACCGGGTTCCGGCGCGCGCGGCCGTCTTTGCTCTGGGCGTCGTCTGCCTGTTCTGCATGGCGGTCGGCATTGTCGTTACGGTACTTTGA
- the guaB gene encoding IMP dehydrogenase, whose protein sequence is MASISDTLIRDGLTFDDVLLEPGPSDVMPADVNISTKLTKTISLNLPIIASAMDTVTEARMAIAMAQAGGLGVVHRNLEADQQAAQVRLVKKFESGMVANPITIFPDETLGDALALMRHHSISGIPVVERGPQGHKGKLVGILTNRDVRFADRPEQPVAEIMTKDRLITVREGVTQEEARRLLHQFRIEKLLVVDDHFRCIGLITVKDMEKQVAHPHAAKDAQGRLLVAAATTTGDLGFERSELLIDAGVDIIVVDTAHGHSAKVLEAVTRVKKLSNTVQIIAGNVATASGAQALIDAGADAIKVGIGPGSICTTRIVAGVGVPQLTAVMDAASAASKAGIPVIADGGIKYSGDLAKALAAGASCAMVGSLLAGTDETPGETFLYQGRSYKSYRGMGSVGAMARGSADRYFQQDIKDALKLVPEGIEGQVAYKGPVSGVLHQLAGGLRAAMGYVGGRDLADYQSKARFIRITSAGLRESHVHDVTIVRESPNYPTRS, encoded by the coding sequence ATGGCAAGCATCAGTGACACCCTCATCCGCGACGGCCTGACCTTCGACGACGTCCTGCTCGAGCCGGGGCCGTCCGACGTGATGCCGGCCGACGTCAATATCTCGACCAAGCTCACCAAGACGATCTCGCTCAACCTGCCGATCATCGCCTCGGCGATGGACACGGTGACCGAGGCCAGGATGGCGATTGCCATGGCACAGGCCGGCGGCCTCGGCGTCGTCCACCGCAATCTGGAGGCCGACCAGCAGGCCGCGCAGGTGCGGCTCGTCAAAAAATTCGAATCGGGCATGGTCGCCAACCCGATCACGATCTTCCCGGACGAGACGCTGGGCGACGCGCTCGCCCTGATGCGGCACCATTCGATCTCGGGCATTCCCGTGGTCGAGCGCGGCCCGCAGGGACACAAGGGCAAGCTTGTCGGCATTCTGACCAACCGTGATGTCCGCTTCGCCGACCGCCCCGAGCAGCCCGTCGCCGAGATCATGACCAAGGATCGCCTGATCACGGTACGCGAAGGCGTGACCCAGGAGGAGGCACGCCGCCTGCTCCACCAGTTCCGCATCGAGAAGCTGCTGGTCGTCGATGATCATTTCCGCTGCATCGGCCTGATCACCGTCAAGGACATGGAGAAGCAGGTCGCCCACCCGCATGCCGCCAAGGACGCGCAGGGTCGCCTCCTGGTTGCAGCGGCGACCACGACCGGCGATCTCGGCTTCGAGCGCTCCGAGCTGCTGATCGACGCCGGCGTCGACATCATCGTCGTCGACACCGCCCATGGCCATTCCGCCAAGGTGCTGGAAGCGGTCACCCGGGTGAAGAAACTCTCCAATACCGTTCAGATCATTGCCGGCAATGTTGCCACTGCTTCCGGTGCGCAGGCTCTCATCGATGCCGGCGCCGACGCGATCAAGGTCGGCATCGGACCGGGCTCGATCTGCACCACCCGCATCGTCGCGGGCGTCGGCGTGCCGCAGCTGACCGCGGTGATGGACGCAGCCTCGGCGGCGAGCAAGGCGGGCATTCCGGTCATCGCCGATGGCGGCATCAAATATTCCGGCGACCTCGCCAAGGCGCTTGCCGCCGGTGCCTCCTGCGCCATGGTCGGCTCGCTGCTTGCCGGCACAGACGAAACGCCGGGCGAAACCTTCCTCTACCAGGGGCGCTCCTACAAATCCTATCGCGGCATGGGCTCGGTAGGCGCAATGGCGCGCGGCTCGGCCGACCGTTATTTCCAGCAGGACATCAAGGATGCCCTGAAGCTGGTGCCGGAAGGGATCGAGGGCCAGGTCGCCTATAAGGGGCCGGTTTCCGGTGTGCTGCACCAGCTCGCGGGCGGCTTGCGGGCCGCGATGGGCTATGTCGGCGGGCGCGATCTCGCGGACTACCAGTCCAAGGCCCGGTTCATCCGCATCACCAGTGCCGGCCTGCGCGAGAGCCATGTCCACGATGTCACCATCGTGCGCGAAAGCCCGAACTACCCGACGAGGTCCTGA